The Ascaphus truei isolate aAscTru1 chromosome 20, aAscTru1.hap1, whole genome shotgun sequence genome includes the window gggagagcgccccgatcggagggcgctcttccgctgcttcggcgcgcgcccgtcacactcgggcgcgcgccaggctactgctgcggcacagaacgggcaaatgctcgaataaactgtgccgcagcagtatatatctctcagtcagccttacacattcacccaccattcaatggagggtgatgtccagactgacactggtgtgtattatacctgcactgaatgggactgcagggacccctgctgttttaatccaatgggccattagccttggagcagaatctcacagaaatgttgaggcatttacagtgAGATGCCTTAGTgcttacccaggcaagtgatcagatacaggtggctgcatctgtaggtgctAAAGTGTTCTTAATACTCTATTCCTAGCCTTTCTGTAAATTAAGGGCCTTCTGAGGTAGGATTGGTCCTATATGAAGATCACACAGAAGTATGCTCCAAACGTTTGCTAAGCATCTTATGTATTCCATGTGCTGACCCATAAAAAGTTGTAATAAAATGTGGTGCTTCAAGTCGTTGGTTGGACCTAGAAAGATCTGACTTAAAGTTGTTGGAAGACTTCTTAATATAttcttatatatacagtactgtacatgtgacaAATCTAGCACACAGCTCTCTGATCATGTACAGTAAACACTACAATACATCTTCTCATTGGGGAAACAGGAAAGCCAGGATTCAGTTTTATTAGTAAGAAGTCATTTGTCATCAAACTAAGCCATTACTACTCCCGAGGTCCTGAAACCAATTCAATATCAATCATCTTACTTTCTATACAGTAGAAAGAGGTTCATACGTTGGGTTACCTCCCTCTCCTTTCATGCCAGAAATCTGTTGAATAGTGAAACCTTCTCCTCAGGGCTTCCCCGATCTCCTTGTTCCTCAGGCTGTATATTATGGGGTTGAAGAAGGGAGTCACCACCGTAAACAGCAGAGATAAGACCTTGTTTATGTTAAATGAATGTCCTCTGGATGGAACAACATAAATAATAATCAGAGTCCCATAATATGTGCAAACAACTgtgagatgggagctgcaggtggagaaggctttctgtctcccagtggtggaggggaTCCTGAGGATGCTGAGGAAGATACACACGTAGGACCCAATGATAAACACAAATGGCAAGAGGGATACTGGGATGGATAGCACACAGTCTTCAATTTCTATGAAGTAGGTGTCTGAGCACGAGTGTTTTAGAAGAGGTGTCAAATCACAGAAGAAATGGTCAATGACATTGGGGACACAGAACTGTAATTGACTGATCGGAAGAACTAAAATTAATGTCACCACAAAACCTAACA containing:
- the LOC142471164 gene encoding olfactory receptor 11A1-like, translated to MLGKNQTIVTEFLLLGFQTLHNFKILLFTVFLVTYIMTISSNLLIITLVSTSHKLNSPMYFFLAHLSISDILLTMVIVPNMLRLIWGEGGTMSVAGCISQLHFFAYSVAAESLLLTVMSYDRFLAICHPLHYTTIMNFKFCLQLVIWSWLLGFVVTLILVLPISQLQFCVPNVIDHFFCDLTPLLKHSCSDTYFIEIEDCVLSIPVSLLPFVFIIGSYVCIFLSILRIPSTTGRQKAFSTCSSHLTVVCTYYGTLIIIYVVPSRGHSFNINKVLSLLFTVVTPFFNPIIYSLRNKEIGEALRRRFHYSTDFWHERRGR